The Chelonoidis abingdonii isolate Lonesome George chromosome 11, CheloAbing_2.0, whole genome shotgun sequence genomic interval CTGTATTGCACAGAGGGGATCTCCCATTGCCAGCAATGAACCTCCCTCCTCACCTTTGAGCCCTGCCCAGAACAGAGCACTTGGGCCAAGCAAGCCGGGAATTGGCAACGCTGTTTCAGCAGGAGGGGAGGCGTGAGCGAGCTGGCAGCACGTCATTCTCACGGCCAGTTACTGCAGCTCTTGCTCTGCTTTGGCTCAGCAAAACTCCTCCCCACTGAAAGTCCAGAGAGTCCTGTCCGGTGCTGGGTGAGGTCGCACTGGAGTCCAGCAGCCGGGTGCCGCCCCCTTTGCTGTAGAATGTTAAGTGTTCAGGAAGatgggagcagctgccccagaggtGGATGCCGTGCACTGGCCTGTTACAGGGGTTACCCTTCCTTTCTGGGCTGTCCTTGTCCCTCTGCCTGCCTGGCGAGCCCTGGCAGCCTTTACCTGAGCTCCGAAGCCAGAGCCACCTGCCCCTGGATCTGGCTAAGAGCAGAGTGTGTTTATAATGGGGTCCACAGAGCACGGCTGCAGGGCATGCAGGGATTCACTCACCAGCCACCTTATGGTAGCATTCGCTTGGGGTAGCTGTGCTCAGTAGCCTCGAGCCAGCCGGGGAAACACCCTGGGGTGGATTGTTGGGAGTTCTGGGTACCCCTCGAGCCAGCCGGGGAAACGcagtgtagctgatggtccttaatgggccatcaagcaggctaggcagagctgacaccaacttgtctgcggtgtgtcatggagtccccgggcgacaTAGGACACTCCATAGGAGTCGGCATaggacactgtgatggctttaagcttccgATGGTCCCCACTAAACCAGATCATCCTGTCCCCCTTGGGGATCAGCCCTACGGgggaggcccatgggctgtaaaacaactggatcccatctaaagccagcatgtccttgacctctctctccaggatctgggttgctttcccagtgactctgaatggggaacacctgatggggagagtggctcccacctcagggaagagatcccccAAGAggtcttcccccttctcctcccaatcctcccctttcaggtccaggggactcctcactctcctcccatccacaaGCTCGaaagggaagaaccctgtggattcctggggcaccaccagcagCCTCCCGATTCCccccagttctacttccccttggggagcccattcccggtacaggaatcccttctcctgcaggactctgtccctgcagccttccccaaggggtttgcagcgctgtggccagcaagttccctcagcttctccaaggagggatctctctgcagctctgtctgggattcagctgctggggcagggagtgtgacctgctccctctcactggctgggcctggggtcacagcccccctgagccttgtccctggtagctccctccctgctgtgtaatcacttcccagcagcacgtctggaccaggcaaacctggttggcagctgacctgccttgcctgggtgtccccccactcagctggggtctcagctccccccgtgctcagcgctgccctggctgtcccagtgggggcaggcagcgagctctctgctctggtctcagcatcagagccagcgtgagccccctctccggtgtgcaggggggcggggagcatctctccctccccctcagtctcagggggctggttacaggtaggcaggtatcctgagtccagcagcccctccccactgccagcaaggtcatttgcattttcactgaccatttccatcccagccaattggttccctggatttaaattcaaaccctcggcagttacaggagcagggccgggatcctgtcccaaggggagacagtcaccccccaacagggcctcccagccgatatcctggagaaccccaatgaccagccagtccgacccctcctgcgtctgcacagggatccgggccataggcagggcgaggggcttcaccccagggaccttcacccaggtcccacagtccctcagcatctgcggctgcaccaccacagttctctctgtcccagggcctcgcccctgcaggcgtgtttccccactgacccctgggcagccccctatgtctctccactccaccatcaccagtccgtgctgctgctgcttctcctgcagcttttccacagcctcttgctctctctcatggtcctctcgctctctcaggctctgctccaatcccatccgtctccgatcccctgatggggaacccaatcatgaagatccttgtctggttggggaccagactctcagggatgcctggctgctgctccagctgctcccagatcctcttgtagccccatctgggtcaggaatctgctcctcagagcggtcctcctcctccagctgcacgattaactgtgccttggtgaacttccccatgcgtaactctctctttgtgcacaggatcacaatgtccttcttaaggagatgatgataggccatcacttcggcgttcccaagtggctctggactcacaggcctgtgcgCTCTTGGCTCCctcatggtttccaggaagaatcCCTGGAGTGCCAGCGCTCCACAGACACCCCCTGACCGagagccgggggcgggggggggggacccccttcaggccaggcgctgcacagacaccccCTGACTGCTGCATAGACACCCCCTCACTGAGAACGGGGGGGTGGCCGTCaggctgggcgctgcacagacaccccCTGAGGGAGAGTGGGGGCCCTGCTGAGCTGGGTGCTGTACAGTGAGACCCAGACCCTTCCCCAGAGGGCTCCCCGTGGAACAGCCACGTTCTAGCGCCAGTGAGAGAATTGTAACCTTCCAGCCCCGACCAAGCGGACTCCTAATGAACGGCTCCAGTGCGGAAGCCGCCGTGGCACGTGACTCCAGGACGTGGGCATGTGGTGAAGAAAGGCCCAGCTGCACCCTGCTCCTCAGAGAGCACTGGGGGGGTCTCCTGTCCAATTGCTCTCCGCGAATCCCCAGCAACCGCCGTTCTGTGTCCCCCTGCCTCAGACAGGTGGGCTGTGGTCTTCGGCCATCCgttgcctgcctgctgcccccaggcaaCGGCTGGTGTACCCTGGTGAGTTCGGCTCCCCTAGCctgcagctccaggctccgcGCTGTGTCCTTCTGGGCTGTCTGCCTGGTGCCTGTGTTCAGCAGCAGGACTTCCAAGGGTTTGCATTGCACGTCCTGCCTCTTCCTCATCTCTGCCCGCCCAGCCTGAATCCTGGCTGTGAAAAAACCTGCTAATGAGAACACAGGATTCTTTTCACAGCCTGAGTTTGCCTCACCTCCCGTTCCCTTCGCAGATACGCAACCTCTCAGCGGCCCGTGCTGCCGTTCGAACAGCATTACAGCCCCGAAGTGACCTCGAGCGGCGATTCCTCGTCCGGGGGGCTCCCCAGCCAGGAAAGCACCATGGAGAGACACAAGCCAGGTAAGGGTCCCTCGCACCAGCACGGGGGACCCATGCACTCCCCTTCGGGTTTGAAGCATTGGAACACAGCAGCATGACTTGGGCACGTAGGCTCCGTAATGATTCCCTCAGAGGTTTTCCTGCTTTCAAGCCTCTGCGAGCTAGAATGGAGCCTGAGGCATGATGCAGACTCTGGAGCAGCAGCGTATTCTCTTGTTTTGGGAGCTAAACTCCCAAGCCTCCTCTGTGCATCCCAGGCTGACGCACTgagccctgcccagctgctgcatggtgcagggctggggaagtggCTCTGCCTCCTGTGCCGCTGGCCGCCCCACCGCTGCGGGCTCTCACCATTTCCTCAGCCTgggtgtggtggagggaggggtcGTTAGGGTTGGGGCAGatgatgggag includes:
- the LOC142047481 gene encoding uncharacterized protein LOC142047481 — protein: MGLEQSLREREDHEREQEAVEKLQEKQQQHGLVMVEWRDIGGCPGVSGETRLQGRGPGTERTVVVQPQMLRDCGTWVKVPGVKPLALPMARIPVQTQEGSDWLVIGVLQDIGWEALLGGDCLPLGQDPGPAPVTAEGLNLNPGNQLAGMEMVSENANDLAGSGEGLLDSGYLPTCNQPPETEGEGEMLPAPLHTGEGAHAGSDAETRAESSLPAPTGTARAALSTGGAETPAEWGDTQARQVSCQPGLPGPDVLLGSDYTAGRELPGTRLRGAVTPGPASEREQVTLPAPAAESQTELQRDPSLEKLRELAGHSAANPLGKAAGTESCRRRDSCTGNGLPKGK